A window of the Canis lupus baileyi chromosome 8, mCanLup2.hap1, whole genome shotgun sequence genome harbors these coding sequences:
- the TMEM225B gene encoding transmembrane protein 225B isoform X1, which yields MGRPVVLTLDNKDMKGFTWAIAPALTSLGYLLILLVSIFPFWVRLVNEESHEVFFSGLFENCFHIKCWKPRPLSVYIILGRVFLLSAVVLSFLTTFILVSFASQLFPRTRKHNLVSAFISFLTGWPRPYPGRLPSHGGGGTLTVGKSGVCAFLALLLHALEIQNLRMKPNPPQFSVQWPYYVLGFAILLFIVAGAICLFQETACLGCHLLPNSQSMEETQGVPHLENLESLGGELSSIQKETLLKEETII from the exons ATGGGGCGTCCG GTGGTGCTGACTTTAGACAACAAGGACATGAAGGGGTTCACATGGGCCATAGCTCCGGCCTTGACCTCCTTGGGCTACCTGCTCATACTGCTGGtctccatctttcctttctgGGTACGGCTTGTAAACGAGGAGTCCCATGAAGTGTTTTTCAGTGGCCTGTTTGAGAACTGCTTCCATATCAAATGCTGGAAGCCTCGACCCTTATCAG tgTACATCATTCTCGGCCGTGTCTTCCTGCTGTCTGCAGTTGTCCTGTCTTTCCTTACTACCTTCATCCTGGTGTCCTTTGCATCTCAGCTGTTTCCAAGGACCCGGAAGCACAATTTGGTGTCGGCCTTCATCAGCTTCCTCACAG GCTGGCCAAGGCCCTACCCTGGGAGGCTCCCATCACATGGAGGAGGTGGAACGCTCACAGTGGGAAAATCAG GGGTCTGTGCCTTCCTGGCCTTGTTGCTGCATGCCCTGGAGATCCAGAATCTGAGGATGAAGCCCAACCCCCCCCAGTTCTCCGTACAGTGGCCTTACTACGTCCTTGGCTTTGCCATTCTTCTGTTTATAGTGGCTG GTGCCATCTGCCTCTTTCAAGAAACAGCCTGCCTTGGCTGCCATTTGTTGCCCAACTCCCAGAGTATGGAGGAGACCCAAGGGGTCCCACACCTGGAGAATCTGGAGAGTTTGGGAGGAGAACTGAGCTCAATACAAAAGGAGACACTGCTGAAGGAAGAAACAATTATCTAG
- the TMEM225B gene encoding transmembrane protein 225B isoform X2: MGRPVVLTLDNKDMKGFTWAIAPALTSLGYLLILLVSIFPFWVRLVNEESHEVFFSGLFENCFHIKCWKPRPLSVYIILGRVFLLSAVVLSFLTTFILVSFASQLFPRTRKHNLVSAFISFLTGVCAFLALLLHALEIQNLRMKPNPPQFSVQWPYYVLGFAILLFIVAGAICLFQETACLGCHLLPNSQSMEETQGVPHLENLESLGGELSSIQKETLLKEETII; encoded by the exons ATGGGGCGTCCG GTGGTGCTGACTTTAGACAACAAGGACATGAAGGGGTTCACATGGGCCATAGCTCCGGCCTTGACCTCCTTGGGCTACCTGCTCATACTGCTGGtctccatctttcctttctgGGTACGGCTTGTAAACGAGGAGTCCCATGAAGTGTTTTTCAGTGGCCTGTTTGAGAACTGCTTCCATATCAAATGCTGGAAGCCTCGACCCTTATCAG tgTACATCATTCTCGGCCGTGTCTTCCTGCTGTCTGCAGTTGTCCTGTCTTTCCTTACTACCTTCATCCTGGTGTCCTTTGCATCTCAGCTGTTTCCAAGGACCCGGAAGCACAATTTGGTGTCGGCCTTCATCAGCTTCCTCACAG GGGTCTGTGCCTTCCTGGCCTTGTTGCTGCATGCCCTGGAGATCCAGAATCTGAGGATGAAGCCCAACCCCCCCCAGTTCTCCGTACAGTGGCCTTACTACGTCCTTGGCTTTGCCATTCTTCTGTTTATAGTGGCTG GTGCCATCTGCCTCTTTCAAGAAACAGCCTGCCTTGGCTGCCATTTGTTGCCCAACTCCCAGAGTATGGAGGAGACCCAAGGGGTCCCACACCTGGAGAATCTGGAGAGTTTGGGAGGAGAACTGAGCTCAATACAAAAGGAGACACTGCTGAAGGAAGAAACAATTATCTAG